The Drosophila sechellia strain sech25 chromosome 2L, ASM438219v1, whole genome shotgun sequence region TAAGCAAGAAAAACCcttaaaaaataaactatGACTATAAATGGAATGGTATTCACCGGCCTGATGATTCGTTAAATACGTTTATCTCTATTACCTTAACAATTTCAAAAACGCAACCGAATAGCTGGCTTTCATCATtattaagaatttaatttttaaagaacttacCAATGCAATACTTTCACGAATTACGagttacaaatttattttcattttaagaAATGTAACAAAAGTTAAGCTCTGTTTATTAAAAGAACATCTCTGAAAAACTGTTAATAAAGAAAACAATGAAAGACCCATCACTCTTTCTTCAAAATGTACTACCAAGAACCGAAACTTAAAGTACTTTGCTCTTCAAGACTTTTGTGCTTTTCTTTGTTCTCGAACTTCCTTTAACAACTCTTCTTCCAACAGCTTTTCTTGGCCTTCTTCTAGTTACTTTTTTCCGCAAAAAGACAATTGAAGCGAATAACCGAAATGAAATTCGAGGATTGGGAAAGCAAAACCGAAACAGCATGACCCAGCTAAGACGTGGCTCAAAGTCTGGATTTTCCGGGGTCTTAACACCTTTCACAtcggcatttccttttgcCGCTTTTCGGCCTATTTTGGCCCAGTAGGAACGGTTCAAGGAAAAAACCGCATCACCTTTAGATTTGAAGACATACTTTTTCGGCCTTTCCCAATTTGCACGTGCACTTAAAGCTTTAGGGTTCAAAGGGTTTCTCTAGTTGAGGTTAAACTGGAAGAAGCATATGatttttgaaacattttgAATTGCATAAGCGCTCAAGTTTTAAAAAACATGAACAAAATGTCTTAACAAACTAATTCTtcaaacacaaaaataaatgattaTTTTCTGAGGCGTTTGGAATGTCGACAATGCAATTTCAAGTTAACTCTTAGCTCATTTCCATGTGCAGTTTTGGCATATAGAACATTTCCCAAGCTCATTTTCAGTGCGGGAAAATTAATTAGATGGGAGTAACCATTTCCAGCCGCTCTTCAGAAACACTCGAACAAATGTCTAAACTTGTTTTACCTTTGGCATGACAGCCACTCGGCAAACTGCAGTGCAAACAGACTTTTGGATCAACTTTGTTAACTTCAGCATTAAAATACTTAACCCCATTCCGGGGCTCCGTCATCGAAAACAAACCCTCTTGCGCCGTAATCTATCAATAATATTATTACTTGAAGTGAGTTTGTTCGTTAGTTAGTTAGCTAGTTAGGTTCTCTTCAGCTGGTTGCACTATCCGCACCCAGAAGTTTTAACTTTAGCCAAACTCTCCTCCGCTCCTCACCGCACCAACGGATGGCCACTCGACGGGACGCTGGGTAATTCCCTAGGTAAATTTATAATTACTGGAAGCGACTTGAACCAGTTATGCCGGCGGCTGGAGTCCTGGGGGCCCCTTCTGGGTGGGTGGAAGTGGccagtgggtggctgggtgtGGGCTGCAAAAGTTGTatccagttgttgttgtctgGCGAGTGACCAGGGCGCCAGGCAATCTAATTTCCATTTAACCATTTGCCGGCGCCACCCGAAATACCCCTACTTTGTTGGCATTTTCATTAGGTTTCCATTGGGAAGCAGCCGCACCTGGAAGCTGGCTAAAAAGTTCATTCTAGGCGAAATTAAGTGTCATTTTtattcgattttgttttagtaGTTTACATTTTGGTGGTGAGCAAAGGGGGCTATGGCATAAAGTGCACTCGGTAGTTAAGCAGAGTTTTGAGAGCGTTTTTATATTCCCCAAGTCGCTTgctttttattgattttaatggaaatgcaattaaaaatttaacagTGTTCCAGGCGTAAGTGCATTAACATTAACTGAAAAATGATTTATGCCGtgtttgacattttaattatgCTCGCCGACgcagcaacaaacaaacaaacaagcaaacaatcgtgcatatatgtatacccATGTGCCAGCGTGTGAGTGACTTTCATAAAGTCTATTTTATGCTTTAAAATTTCCGgccattttttttaatatttgccgTTTGGTGTTCAATTTTTAATGTTCaattaattgcattaaatTATGTGCAAAATTATGCACTTAAAATGCAATAAGTTTCCGCCCATAGACAAAATACGCACAGATCACTGCGCATAAAATGCATCAAAAGCGAGCAGGTTTTttacattttgtaaattaaataatgcaCTTGATCGGCTGAAAGTAATCATACAGTCgcactttaaaattatacaccttcaaatttatttttaccaGGCAGTATAAATGTCTgcttaaaatcaataaatatcgTTTGATTATGCAATCGGACTGACTGCTGAAGCCACAAACCTTCGGatactatatatattcacTTGCGGCTTTTTGCTCCGCAACCAATCGCTTTAATTAAGCTTCATCTTGCCGGCCCTTCATCTCATTTCCCTGACCAGCACATCAAAAaccaattaatttttatacgTTGTGTGGTTGTTTTACTAggtgtttttttgttgctgtgcgGCGGACAACAATTTGCCAATAGGATACTGGGCAGGACATACGCATACAGAAGCTATTAGTCAGAAAATTTAACACAGTTCATTGGGCAAATTTGAACACGGCTGAAGCTAATGACATAATTTCGCCATTGACTGGATTAGATAATGCCCAGGACACAGTGCCACATTGGCACACTCTAATGCTCTCGCCCCTGTCTAGTTAATTGTTGTAAGGTCCTGTCCAGGACACATTACTAACATTACAATCTGCTATAAGCCCGAAGCCAAAGATTAATGATCAGAAATGCCTAATGAAGTTATTCCGGTGGGAACGAGGGGAGTTCTATTCTATTCCCTGGGCTCTTTGAAGACAATGGAAGTGTGATGAAGTGCCGAGTCCTTGCGAGTCCGAAGCTCCttcgtttttatttatgatGCGCTCAAATTGTTGCTCTTTGCATATTTACCTTGTTATTTTATTACGTGACGGAAATgaacagaaatataaaatacaataaaataaaaagagaagcGACGGCGAGAGCAGCGCCCACATAAACAGCGCGAAAACATTGTCACAGCATGAAGTCGAATGGTTTTAAcatgcaaaaatatttcatttcctCCTCCAGCAGCGAActgtttaataataaaaaaaaaaaggaagaaaggGCAGGCGAAATGAGCGACAAAGTAAATTTCATAGTGAGTGAGAGGAAAAGGGAGTTGGCGCAAATAAAAAACTGCAATAAAAATCTGTTTAACATGAAGTGCGGCAAACGCACAAAAGTCTGAGGAAGATCCTCGGAAATCATCTTGTTCTGTCTCTGCTTGCCTTTTGCCCATACACTTTACAACTTATGAGTGCTAATAAAATTCACTCGGcacatacagatacagatatatagCGCACAAGCTCAccgaaaaaatcagcagcaaaGCGAGTCCTTCAAGGTGTGCGCTTTGATAAAGAATTCCCCTCCAAGCAAGTCCTTTATGGTTGGGGACTAAGTGGCGAAGATATCCCAATGGACAGAATAAAAGGCAaggatttcatttaaaatttctCAATTTATTGCGTCAGCTCTGCGGCGGTGGAGTGTTGCTTGCATTGTGCAATTTCTGTGATAATTTTGCAAAGGATGGTTTGCAAATTGGTTGCCGAATGAAGAAAGGAATTCTTGATAAAATCTTCGATGCACAAGCTTATTGGGCATTATTAGGTGTGCTATTGCGATTATGATTTGCACTGAATTTCTGCATTCTGTGCAGCTTTCTATGGAAAATGCTACTGGCAAAGATTTGTATTCGGAGCTAACAGTATTTAACCGAAGTTATCTTTAAGTTTGCACTGATAACCAACCAAGTGATAACCAAGTTCACTTAAAAAAATCCGTCATACCCTGGGAGCTATATACAAATAATCAAGAATTATGAGAGAAAAGTGGAAAGCTCTGTTGATATTGCTTCAGCTCCTGGCTCATTTGGAATCGGGTCAGGCTATTTGGTTTCCCTGGTATTTTCAGCGTTACGGACTGGATCCACATTCCTCGCGCCATGGCGGAGGTCATAAAAACCACACGGACCCCGGGTCAACCTGCCCACCTGGCTACGAACTAAAGCCATCCGTGGCAGGATTGTCTGGAGGAATGCCCGAATGTGAACGCGTTGATGGATCGAAAAAAACAGCACGCTTATGCGACGATAATCCCGTGTTGATGCAACTGGCGCGTCTCTACGTGGTGAGTCCTGAGAGGATTGTTCTGCTCCTGGCGCAGCCCTCACTAACCGAGTCCTGCGCCGAGATCAGCGATGTGCTGGACAACATTCGGAACTCCATGCGCAACTGTGTCCTGGCCCCGGATAACATATACGGTAGACTAGCTGAGGGACTGAGCTACTTCCAATCGGAGGTCTGCGTTGGTGACGATAGCAGCAACAGGAAGCGGTGCACCGGACTCCAGGAGTCACACAACTGCCTCAAGGAACTCCGGACGGACATGATCGAGTGCGAGGCACCGGCTGATTGGTACGAACGCAGGAATGCCAGCAAGGTGTGCCACATCTTCAACGATGTCCTGAACTGTTACTATACGAGGGCAGCCTTGTTGTGCGGACTCGAGGTCGCCAGGCAACTAAGATCCTTTGCAGGAGACAGCATGGGCAGGGCCATGATACACAAGTGCGAGGTCAGCAAAAGGCTGCCCCGGGTTGATAATGCCATGCCCATCAACGCAAGTTCGAGGGCTAGTTTATCAATATTGCGTGTAATTAGTTCATGGATTTTCGTTATTTATTTCTCAggcattaaatatattttttgataatGATAAGTAGTTGTGAATTATTGgtacattaaaaatatatttcgtatactgtcAATTATGAAATAGTAGTTAAGAACAAATTTTATCTGTTGTATACCATTTTTAGTGTTTCGCTGTTCTAAGCTCTTTAGCATCTAGAATATACTTAAATTTGGAATGTGTATGAGGAAAATACCATTTAGTATCACTTAAAACTGTCATCCGACTCAATAAAGTTTAAGAGGTCTGAGATCGAAACTAAATAGACGGCTGTTATGTTGAGCCATCATTTATCTTGCGACGGCCCGAAATGCCAACTTAAGTGTTTAGCTATTTTCAactaaatttcaataaacaccTAAGGGACTTAGGCTGTCGACAAAGTAAGCCAATTCACCGACACACCCGCATAGTTTCGAGGTGTGTGGATATCgctgtgtgtatctgtgtgagaGAGGTGACCGCAAACATACAAACACTGCTCACGGGAAACCGATGTCGACATTCGCCTCTTGCTTAGAGCGAAACTCATCAATTATGTTGACGCGGCTGGAAAATGGCTGGGTGCTCCGGGTGGCTTGGCTGTTTGGGTGGTTTGGGTGGAGCGTCGGTTCGCCGTGCTGGCCTTTGTTAATGACACCTCTACCAATCGCCTGAGTCGGCCATAAAGAGCGAGATCGGAAAGCTTTGGGGGATGGCTTTTACATTTGCATCGCACTCGTGGAGGCTGGCCGCAGGATATCTGGGTTACAAAATGAACAACAGACCTCCTTCACTGAGCATCAAAGTGTTGGGACCACAATTTAGGTTCATTAGCAGgcaatttcaattcaatttgacAGCTTCCTTATAAAGGtatttaaatatgaataaagATCTAATACTACACTTCTGCATTAATACtagaaattatattataagTCACAAAAcaccataaataaatatggtatctataattcaatttttggGTCCAAAAATCCATAAAATTGATAAATGATCGCCATATTCTCATTTGCACCCACAAATTATTACTCATAAAACCGAGGTGGCTGGAGTTATGACTGCTCATACTAAAACTTAATGCCACAATTAAGTAGAGCAACAGCAAATGAAGAGGCGCTTGACACCCACACAATCGCGATGAAAGAACGCCCACCGTGTGGCAAATAAGGGCGTGGCATCTGCGCAGGACCAACTAGGATCTAGTGTGGCGCCCGTTTTGTGTCGCCATGGCCGGCGTTGTCTACTCCATTAAAATGAAGTTGTACCTTTTGTGCTCTCTGTTTTTTTCCTGCTTGGCGCCGACGAGACtgcgaaaacaaaaagcagaTTGTTGCCAAACAAAACACGGAGCCACATTTCAATGGGGTTTTTACCTGTAAATACGGCCAACCGACCGAAGAGGCACACAACAGTCCATCTGCCCGACAATCGCCACGCAACCCTCCTTCAAACGGATAAAGTATCTTTTCTCTTCGAGTCTCATTCGGTAGATTGGCATACCCTCGAGGAAAGCATGCATTCAAAAGCTCCATCGATTTCATCCTCCTGTTTTCAAAATAACGTGAGACTTGGggcaaatttcaattctaagatatttatttttgtctaACACAAAACAATTAAGCATAACAAGCTCCTCACCTTTACAGGGTATGTCGTGGTCGGTAAGCAGAAATTAGCTTGGATTCCCTTTTATTCCATCCTGGTTTTCTTTggctaaataaaaataagtgcTCTGGAACTGAGAGCTTTGCCTGCTGCCTGCAATTGACAATAAACATGGGAGTTGAATGGAAAGGAAAGGCGGACAGGACTCTAAATGTTGGCCATTCCCTCGGACGAATGTCCTGTGGCCATATGTGTGACTCAGTTGATGATTCCAGCCACCGCCTTCATTATTATCCCCTGACAAACTGAAATACAATTCAGTTGGCAGTGGTAAATTTGAAAGTGTTTTCAGTAtcgttttattttgttaaatttccTGAATATTGCGAATGCATCATaagattaaattaattttaattacttgCCATTAATATCATTCGCTGAAAGTGTTCAATTAAACGAAATGCGCACAGATGCCTTTGTTTATTAATAGGCTACCATTTCGGAATTTGCGAAagtttaaatgaatttaatttaacacaATAAATAGTTTAACACAGTATCCGCTAATACTTTTCGACATTACCACCTGGCTAGTGAGTATCGACATGCACTGGTGGATACTAAAATTGACAAACCTGCGCACTTTTGCATCGCAAACACAAATTCCTTCCGGCAAAAATATTCGGATGACACAATGttttagcaaatattttgctgATATAATTCATTTCAATTCCACTCGAATAGAGCTCAATCACGCCCTCAGCGCCACATACCCGTACCTTATAATTTCATCAACATCAATTTAGCCGCATAAGACCCGGGGCCAGGCGATCCGACCAACCAGACCGCATTTGTTTGTGCCATTCCGACCATTCAAATGCCCCGGCACGTATTGAATGCCACAACGGCTTTCGAAAAAGGCAGACAAAACAAATTCCccccacaaaaaaaaggagcagGGAAGTGAGCATATTTAATAAGTTGACAAAACATATTTCACACGCACAAATGCGCCAGCTTTCGGTTGGCTTCCATTTTGTTTGCCCTCGACTTACGGCCAACTGCCTACATATGTCAAGCATCATTATTAACAGATTTTCGGGTGCGACACGCACGAGCCCAAAAATTCTCTGAGCTCTCCATTTATCCCCGGGGGCTAGGTGGTCCATAAAGGTGAGGGTTTGGGACCGCACAGCGTGTGAAAATGTTATTGACAtctatttcaatatttataaGCGCACGCTGAAAGCATTGCCATATGCGGCAAATACAGATTGAAGGATTTCGGTTTCATTCAATGTGCCAAAGTCCAGCAAAAAGACcaatattaaacaatttatcCGCAAGCTTCCAAACTTTCAGAGTAACTCATCAAAACGCAACAAAATCAATTCGATGTCAAGTCAAGAGAAGTTGTAAAGTTATGTGAGACATGgacaaacaaaataacaataatgatTGCCTTTTAATTAAGTGTTTAGGTAGTACAATAAAGATTGTGTATTAATTAGCTCGATTCTTACTTgaataaattatatgaaaatTCAGATTTGCAGTTTATAGTTAGAAATATTGGCAGTATATTGGTAAAATGATTTCACAATCAATGTTCACTtagaaatttacaaataaatgCGTTTTGTCAGATTTGTGATACCTTTTAAGTTCGACTAAAAATAACTTATAAACTTTAGAGTTCTAGACTCCTCCAGAGCAGCCAACAACTCAAACGAAATATGCATCATTTACCATTTTCGATAGAGATTTTCCATCGGGGGACTGGCGGCGGAGAAGAGCTAGCCCGGATCCACCGTTGCCTTCTGGTCCGGACTGCTCGACTGACTGGCCGCAACACAAATGCCATGGCATTGGACCTGACACTAATACGCAAAGCTTGGCTGGGCAACTAATAAGCGTGTGCCGAGGTGTGTCCTGTTCCAACTTCCCGGCGGCCAAAAGTACATCGCCGCCCCACAGGCTGTCAGGACCAAGCTGTAGTTGTGGCTCCGGGGGTATCCCAAGAGTAAGCAATACGCCGGTTCTGGAAATGCAACAAGCTAATTAAACCCATATCAAACTGGAAGCATTGAACTGTTATAAGCCGGGCTAGACATCTTGGCTTCGGATGCCCACACCATTCACCTCGAGACGTGCTCCGTTCCAAATGGCGTCCAAAATACTTAAGCACTGTAGATAAATTAAATTGGATACATAAGTTTGTGCATAATAATAGAAGTACCCTTTTTAAGACTATGCTTACCATTGTCTCCATGCTTACCATAGGTGATTAAAGTCTGTCtagaatttttaatataaaaggTCAGTAAATTTGGGTATATGATTATTTCTGCTTAGTTTTATTGCCACTGTAAAAGTTTTGCGACTCCCATAGTGCACTTTCGTCTGACCTTTTAGGAATTTAAATCAGCGCAATACTAAAGACACGTCCCAGACATGCAAAAATGGCGAAAAAGCAGAAGAACAAATCTAACCAAAAGGAAAATACTCGAACGGCAAGCATATCGTTCGCATATTTATGCGCCATGACCGAAGGATTGTGGCAGACTCCAAGGATGCGGCAGGGTTCAATGCATTGATTATATTgccattacgcatacgccgcgttgtccGTCGCATAACAAGGCAAACACACAAAGACAGAGCCAATATTAAATTGATACCTGCTTCAGTGGGTCGGGACGAATTCAGTAATTTATTGATTGACCCCACCAATGGAAACTAAGGCCAATTTGGTCCTTGGAAGGACGAAGCTCAACAGACAACATGCAAAAGGCCATGGCGCTTGGTAAATTTATAATCAACATGATCAAATCacaaccaaaaccaaaccccAAGCCAAACCCAAAGTGAGTCAATAAAAGTCAGAACAGAACTTGTGGCATTTTGTGCTTATTATTGGGCATTCAAATTGCCTCAAGCATGAATTATGTGCGACCAGCGAATCAAATTTGGCGCAAATTCACGCACTGTTTTGCATGCCATTGAAAGTCGTCGAATTGAATGCAAATAAGCGTAAAGATTCGCTTAGTGACTTTGACCCAAAGTGCTCGGCGGCATTGTTCATTGATAAGTAAATGGAACTTTTGTTTAGTTCCTCGATGACCGAGGAAGTTGAAGTCGAATAGTTGAATAAACTTTTATTTCAGCTGAGCAAGGTACCGTTGGCATTCTTAAAGCGAATTTCCCGTCTATAGCCAGTTCTGAAAATTGAGTTCTTCACGGTTGGTTAAACTACTGTCAGAAATATGTTGAATAAAGCTAAGCTGAATTTGTCACAAAAAATGATTATATTACATTAGAATTTAAGCTTGATTAAGCTgaattattttacaaaatgGGTGTTATCCTTTATAGATTTATGTAGCTTAAACGAATAAAGGATTTCTTTATCCTATCCCTTGCATTGCGCATGTATTATACGTAAGGAAGTAATCAATTATTAAAATGAGTTGACTTTCTTTTGCCGGTGCTCATTAAAAACCAACGCCCCACGAGACCTCAAAAGAGACATGTCGACTTGAGTCTACTTGTTGAGGCGAATCTCCTAAACACCTTTAAACGAAGATGAAGCGCCGCAAGAAGAGCTGACGTCCTTGAGGACTTACCTCAGTTTTACTCTAATGACATGCAATTTAAGGGATTTTAAATAGTGGCAGCCAAAAGTATGCCAACAGCATGCGGCATGTCAATGTCATTATGCAACAAATGGCAGAGTGACGTCGCGACGGCATTGCGGCGGCGGATATTCGTAGCTGTATTTTCACACCGCTTGCATTTTTCATTTACCACAAATACACAGACGTACACAGACCAGATGAAAATTACACAGGAAAACGCGTATGCATGTACATGGCTGTATACATACGTAAAACAATAAGTTCATTTTTAACGCAAGATATACATGTGtgatgtatgtacatacatccATTTGCCTCGCTGCGCATGCATAAGAACCGGTCCGAGGTAGAGTGGGTttgtaaaacatttttatgctCCAATTTACAATCAAGCTACGCACCAAAAATTCATTGCCACCTGAAGCATGTGCCAGAATAAAGCCAAGAGCGAACGACGAATGCCGATCCATATTGCACCACTAGCCATTCGCAATCCTTTGATTTAAGGACTCTATTGTGGCCACTCAAAGACTTTGACGTGGCTAAGCCATCCTTTCATCGTTCCAAAAGCTCTTACTTTCAATCAATTAAATGGAGAAATAAATCGAGTTACGGAAAAAAATACCTAagaatttattgaattttcatGTTTTCCTTAAAGAATAGGCTtgtaagtttattttaaacaattttgttGAAGAGAATGTATTAATATCGAATAAATTAAGTACCCTGATAAAAATAGAATCTTGAGAGCACATCGTTCTTGAGCGTCCTTTatacttatttaatttccGGCTCcaggcaaattaattaaaaataaacccaaaGCGATAAGCAATACATAAGCCCCGCACTCACGCACTGGCACACAAATCGAAAGGAAGACCAACTCGAATTGCTTGCAGAGCGGTAGATGAGGAAAATAATTACATAGCACGCAACAGACAATGCAAGgtgaaaattgcattttccgAAAGGGGAGATGGGCGAAAGAGCGATGGGGGAGAGAGAACTCACATTACATGCTCCTTAAGTATCGTAAGACTCATACGTGCCACGCGCGCCGGCTAAGGATATTTATACAAACTTGTTGTGTGCTCCTCGCACAGGATGCTGCAAGTAAAATGGTAGCgagaaaatgcatttaacaAAAACTCGAGCAAAATTGTAATGTAAAGAAAAGGAAATTATAcaacttgttgttgccgctgcatCCTGAAACTGAGCAAGTCAAGAAGCTCCCAGTTCCGGTgtccttgctgctgctgctgctgctgcacgcTTTTTTCTATAcacgttttgtttttttaaggGCGAAAGTGAAGTCCTGGCACCTTTATTTAAGACACCGCCTCAAGGAGCTTCACTCGCTGCATGCTGGCGATTTAATAGCACGAGTTTTGGGTGGGTGGCTGGCTGGCATCTGAAGCGACATATGTTATGTCTCCTCCGCCCGACGTGCTTCCCGCAGTCTGCCAGCATAAAGTCATTAAGTGGGGgaagtgaaaataaatttacgctcggtaaataaatctttttgaTTCTCTCCACTTGTGCGCTCCATTTTCTTTTGCCGAACTACTCGAAAatactttaattaaatttattttaaattcgcCGGCTGAGCGGGCGAAGGCAATCGCCAATCCCCGGTGTAATGAATGAAACCTTGATGAGCTTCGTTTCGTCTAttgcattaaatatttgattgaGAAGCTTCTGTAACTTGTGGTTCACTTTATGCTATCAATAACATGTCCACTATATCGTATACTGAAAACACCACAACACAACACACTATCAGCTATGATTTTAAATGCGATTCTTTAGTTTTGAGTCAAAGAATCAG contains the following coding sequences:
- the LOC6613665 gene encoding uncharacterized protein LOC6613665, with product MREKWKALLILLQLLAHLESGQAIWFPWYFQRYGLDPHSSRHGGGHKNHTDPGSTCPPGYELKPSVAGLSGGMPECERVDGSKKTARLCDDNPVLMQLARLYVVSPERIVLLLAQPSLTESCAEISDVLDNIRNSMRNCVLAPDNIYGRLAEGLSYFQSEVCVGDDSSNRKRCTGLQESHNCLKELRTDMIECEAPADWYERRNASKVCHIFNDVLNCYYTRAALLCGLEVARQLRSFAGDSMGRAMIHKCEVSKRLPRVDNAMPINASSRASLSILRVISSWIFVIYFSGIKYIF